One genomic window of Deinococcus deserti VCD115 includes the following:
- a CDS encoding metal ABC transporter ATP-binding protein, translating to MTAGPVPAPLTVRDLTVAYHEQPVLWDVDVTFPAGRLCAIVGPNGAGKSTLLKASLGLLPVASGTVRFFGEPLAQVRHRVAYVPQRTSVDWDFPTDALDVVSMGLYGRVGWFRRLRRAERQLAMDALERVHLADLAGRQISQLSGGQQQRVFLARALAQDAEVYLMDEPFAGVDATTERAILDVMQDLQRAGRTVIVVHHDLDTVRDYFDHLTLLNVEVVANGALNEVFQPELLQRAYGARTRFLRDLLATGGA from the coding sequence ATGACTGCCGGACCTGTACCAGCTCCACTGACGGTACGTGACCTGACGGTCGCCTATCACGAACAGCCTGTCCTCTGGGACGTGGATGTGACGTTTCCGGCCGGCCGGCTGTGTGCCATTGTCGGGCCCAACGGTGCGGGCAAAAGCACCTTGCTCAAGGCCTCGTTGGGCCTGCTGCCGGTGGCGTCCGGAACGGTTCGTTTTTTCGGTGAACCTCTGGCACAGGTCCGGCATAGAGTCGCGTACGTGCCGCAGCGTACGAGCGTGGACTGGGACTTTCCGACCGACGCGCTGGATGTTGTGAGCATGGGACTGTACGGCCGGGTGGGCTGGTTCCGGCGCTTAAGGCGGGCTGAGCGGCAGCTGGCCATGGACGCGCTGGAGCGGGTCCACCTGGCGGACCTCGCCGGGCGTCAGATCTCACAGCTCTCCGGTGGGCAGCAGCAGCGGGTGTTTCTGGCACGGGCCCTGGCCCAGGACGCCGAGGTCTATCTGATGGACGAACCATTCGCGGGCGTCGACGCGACCACCGAACGGGCCATCCTGGATGTGATGCAGGACCTGCAGCGGGCCGGCCGGACGGTGATCGTCGTGCACCATGACCTGGATACGGTCCGGGATTACTTCGACCATCTGACACTGCTGAACGTCGAGGTGGTTGCCAACGGAGCGCTCAATGAGGTGTTTCAGCCGGAACTGCTGCAACGGGCGTACGGCGCCCGGACCCGCTTCCTGCGTGACCTGCTTGCCACCGGAGGCGCTTAA
- a CDS encoding metal ABC transporter solute-binding protein, Zn/Mn family, whose amino-acid sequence MTTTVNMVGDLARVVGGQRVTVTALMGTVGNPHLYEATARNVRKLVSSDLVLCSGLHLKGKVTELLEKYRLAGGFGSVQGLYDPHVWFDASLWKMAATTRKPLSAVGSVDRAISHRNTAAHLRHINSLDKEVMALVQAVPRQQRVVVTAHDALNYFGQRYGPEVRGVQGMSTAPEAGTRDIPEVARLVVQRRIPALFVKSSVPQRTIKAVVAAVRDQGHRVRVGGQLFSDALGSRGTPQGFSLGRVSHNSRAISSALRGK is encoded by the coding sequence ATGACCACCACGGTCAATATGGTTGGTGACCTTGCACGGGTGGTTGGAGGACAACGGGTCACCGTGACTGCATTAATGGGCACTGTTGGAAATCCACATCTGTATGAGGCGACAGCGCGCAATGTTCGCAAGTTGGTCAGCTCGGATCTGGTGCTGTGCTCGGGGCTGCACCTGAAAGGCAAGGTGACGGAACTGCTGGAAAAATACCGGCTGGCCGGGGGATTCGGCAGTGTTCAGGGGCTGTACGACCCCCATGTGTGGTTCGACGCGAGCTTGTGGAAAATGGCTGCAACCACCCGTAAACCCTTGAGCGCCGTCGGTTCCGTAGACCGCGCGATCTCTCACCGCAACACGGCCGCGCACCTCCGCCACATAAACTCGCTGGATAAGGAGGTGATGGCCCTCGTGCAGGCTGTTCCCCGCCAGCAGCGGGTGGTGGTGACTGCGCATGATGCGCTCAATTATTTCGGGCAGCGGTATGGACCGGAGGTTCGCGGCGTGCAGGGGATGTCAACCGCCCCGGAAGCCGGAACGCGCGATATTCCGGAAGTTGCGCGCCTTGTGGTTCAGCGGCGCATCCCCGCCCTGTTCGTGAAGAGCAGCGTGCCCCAGCGGACCATTAAAGCCGTGGTCGCAGCAGTCCGGGACCAGGGACACCGGGTCCGGGTTGGTGGTCAGCTGTTCAGCGACGCTCTGGGAAGTCGTGGCACACCTCAGGGATTCTCCCTGGGTAGGGTCAGCCATAACTCACGTGCAATCAGCAGCGCCTTAAGGGGGAAATGA
- the cphA gene encoding cyanophycin synthetase, translated as MNDAAPTPLTPRPMRVIEKQIYRGPNVYGYEPMIRFQLDLGDLEQYPTSALPGFTEALVSLLPSLHNHGCSYKEPGGLIRRMQDGTWLGHVTEHVALDLQSLVGGRVTYGKTRSVKGQPGVYNVLYTYREERLGLAAGAVALRLVDSLLPEHLRGVQGVELLVPAGEEPFFASSPFDFEAEVSALRRLAKRYTLGPTTQSLVSEAEKRGIPHLRLDDASLVQLGYGRHQQLVRASITGQTAHIATMTASDKSLTKALLDRAGLPVPRGAVVRTAEDAVAAARRLRGPVVTKPLDGNHGRGVSIELTEDEQVRQGFAEARQHSRDVVVEQYFQGNDHRVLVINGEVVAVAERIPAHVVGDGTRTIEALVEEVNRDPRRGEGHENIMTRIRIDEHVLGLLAKAGWTLQSVPPAGQTVFLRDTANLSTGGTAVDRTDVIHPDNITVARRAAKVIGLDVAGIDLISPDISRSVHETGGGIVEVNAAPGFRMHLQPSEGTPRNVAAPVLDMLFPPGVPCRMPIISITGTNGKSTTSRMVAHILQQSGKVVGLTTSNGIYIGGEQVVSGDTTGPKSAKVVLSDPSVEVAVLETARGGILREGLGFATCDVGAVLNIQPDHLGLKGIETIEDLAWVKSLIVEVVSRNGASVLNADDPLTLKMRRKARGEIILFSMCGGGAYSAELKEHIGGGGTAIVREPTVLGDELVLYQDDRRQPIMRARDIPATLGGFAQVNVQNALAAAAIAVAQQVPLQMIRSALSSFSTSFELSPGRLNLYDGHPFRVLLDYAHNPTGMEHLRELIGHLRPPKGRVIGVMGVAGDRRDEDIVRMGELAAQAFDVLIVREDELRRGRAVGEGARLIEEGALRGGLDSAHMQTILDEPSAVDAALRLAVPGDLVVLLATEVEATWQQMRDFDSSSALAEPELAYSAWAKGSHD; from the coding sequence ATGAATGATGCCGCACCTACGCCCCTTACTCCACGTCCCATGCGGGTAATTGAAAAACAGATCTACCGCGGACCCAACGTTTACGGGTACGAGCCGATGATCCGTTTCCAGCTGGACCTGGGTGATCTGGAACAGTATCCGACCAGTGCCCTGCCTGGATTTACTGAAGCCCTGGTCTCATTGCTGCCGTCTCTGCACAACCACGGCTGTTCCTACAAGGAGCCTGGAGGCCTGATCCGCCGGATGCAGGACGGAACCTGGCTTGGACACGTCACCGAACATGTTGCATTGGACCTGCAATCCCTGGTCGGTGGCCGCGTCACCTACGGCAAGACCCGTTCGGTCAAGGGCCAGCCAGGGGTCTACAACGTGCTGTATACCTACCGCGAAGAGCGCCTGGGTCTGGCAGCCGGAGCGGTAGCGCTCCGGCTGGTGGACAGTCTGCTGCCGGAGCACCTGCGAGGAGTTCAAGGCGTGGAGCTGCTCGTGCCGGCTGGTGAGGAGCCTTTCTTTGCCAGCTCGCCTTTTGATTTTGAAGCCGAGGTCAGTGCCCTGCGCCGGTTGGCCAAACGCTACACCCTGGGGCCCACCACGCAGTCGCTGGTCAGTGAGGCAGAAAAACGGGGCATTCCCCATCTGCGCCTGGATGACGCCAGCCTGGTTCAGCTGGGGTACGGCCGGCACCAGCAGCTGGTGCGGGCCAGTATCACCGGACAGACGGCTCACATTGCCACCATGACTGCCAGTGACAAGTCCCTGACCAAGGCGTTACTTGACCGCGCCGGACTGCCGGTTCCGCGTGGAGCTGTCGTCCGGACGGCGGAAGACGCGGTGGCCGCAGCGCGCCGGCTGCGTGGGCCAGTAGTGACCAAGCCCCTGGACGGCAATCACGGCCGGGGAGTCTCGATCGAGCTGACCGAAGATGAGCAGGTCCGCCAGGGTTTCGCTGAGGCCCGGCAGCACAGCCGTGACGTGGTGGTCGAGCAGTACTTTCAGGGCAACGACCACCGGGTGCTCGTCATCAACGGCGAAGTTGTGGCTGTGGCCGAGCGGATTCCGGCACACGTGGTCGGTGACGGTACCCGCACCATCGAGGCGCTGGTCGAGGAAGTCAACCGGGACCCCAGGCGCGGCGAGGGCCACGAGAACATCATGACGCGCATCCGCATTGACGAGCACGTGCTGGGACTGCTGGCCAAGGCCGGCTGGACCCTGCAGAGCGTGCCGCCCGCCGGACAGACCGTTTTTCTGCGCGACACGGCCAACCTGTCCACGGGCGGCACCGCCGTGGACCGCACGGACGTCATTCATCCAGACAACATCACTGTGGCGCGGCGTGCCGCCAAGGTGATCGGTCTGGACGTCGCGGGAATCGACCTGATCAGCCCGGACATCTCGCGCTCTGTACACGAGACAGGCGGCGGCATCGTGGAAGTGAACGCGGCTCCCGGGTTCCGGATGCACCTGCAACCGTCGGAAGGCACGCCGCGCAATGTGGCCGCTCCGGTGCTGGACATGCTGTTTCCCCCGGGCGTGCCGTGCCGCATGCCAATTATTTCCATCACCGGCACCAACGGAAAAAGCACTACATCACGCATGGTGGCGCACATCCTGCAGCAAAGCGGGAAGGTCGTCGGCCTGACCACTTCGAACGGCATTTACATCGGTGGCGAGCAGGTCGTCAGCGGTGACACCACCGGTCCCAAAAGCGCGAAGGTGGTTCTGAGTGACCCAAGCGTGGAAGTTGCTGTCCTTGAAACGGCGCGCGGCGGGATCCTCCGGGAGGGCCTGGGCTTCGCGACCTGTGACGTAGGAGCAGTCCTGAACATTCAGCCGGACCATCTGGGCCTCAAGGGGATCGAGACCATTGAAGACCTGGCCTGGGTCAAGTCTCTGATTGTCGAGGTCGTGTCCAGAAACGGTGCGAGTGTGCTGAACGCGGACGATCCCCTGACGCTGAAAATGCGTCGCAAGGCGCGGGGAGAAATCATTCTGTTCTCTATGTGCGGCGGCGGAGCCTACTCGGCCGAGCTTAAGGAGCACATCGGCGGGGGCGGCACCGCCATCGTGCGCGAACCCACCGTGCTGGGCGACGAACTGGTGCTGTACCAGGACGACCGGCGCCAGCCGATCATGCGCGCCCGGGACATTCCTGCCACACTGGGCGGGTTCGCCCAGGTAAACGTGCAGAACGCGCTGGCCGCAGCGGCAATCGCCGTGGCTCAGCAGGTACCGTTACAGATGATCCGCTCAGCGCTCAGCAGCTTCTCCACGTCCTTCGAGCTCAGTCCCGGCCGCCTGAACCTGTATGACGGCCATCCGTTCCGGGTGCTGCTCGACTACGCGCATAACCCTACCGGCATGGAGCATCTCAGAGAACTGATCGGCCATCTGCGCCCCCCCAAGGGCCGCGTGATCGGCGTGATGGGTGTTGCTGGCGACCGCCGAGACGAGGACATCGTGCGGATGGGAGAGCTGGCTGCACAAGCCTTTGATGTCCTGATTGTGCGGGAGGACGAGCTGCGCCGCGGCAGGGCTGTCGGAGAAGGTGCCCGCCTGATTGAGGAAGGCGCCCTGCGCGGCGGTCTGGACTCAGCCCATATGCAGACCATCCTTGATGAGCCGTCTGCAGTGGACGCCGCCCTTCGCCTGGCCGTGCCGGGTGACCTGGTGGTCCTGCTGGCCACCGAGGTTGAAGCCACCTGGCAGCAGATGCGTGACTTTGACAGCTCAAGTGCCCTGGCCGAGCCTGAACTTGCTTATTCGGCCTGGGCAAAAGGATCTCATGACTGA
- a CDS encoding isoaspartyl peptidase/L-asparaginase family protein, translating into MTENSVTRARWAIMVHGGAHEVPADQQDAARDGCLAALQAGRSVLEAGGSAVDAVEAAVRVLEDRPVFNAGYGSAQNEDGEVETQASVMDGRTLDVGAVAALKGVRNPVKVAARLLRDEAILLVGDGANRFARECSAELCDPNDLIASDAAKRTCDTVGCVALDAQGHVAAAVSTGGLDGQRVGRVGDSPQPGCGFYAEDKVGAVALTGEGERIARMMSAGRIMGRLAAEAGPAEAIEATLSEMTARIGGEAGGIALTADGQLGWWHNSPHMPVAFEAAGSEGPKVYLTKQEEGAHGTTPR; encoded by the coding sequence ATGACTGAAAATTCTGTAACCAGGGCGCGCTGGGCCATCATGGTTCATGGCGGCGCCCACGAAGTTCCCGCCGATCAGCAGGACGCCGCCCGGGACGGCTGCCTGGCAGCGCTGCAGGCCGGACGGTCTGTACTGGAAGCTGGCGGAAGCGCCGTCGACGCAGTCGAGGCGGCAGTTCGCGTTCTGGAGGACCGTCCGGTCTTCAATGCCGGATACGGCTCGGCTCAGAACGAGGACGGCGAAGTGGAGACCCAGGCGTCGGTGATGGACGGGCGTACGCTGGACGTGGGCGCCGTGGCAGCGCTTAAAGGCGTGCGGAACCCGGTCAAGGTCGCAGCCCGCCTGCTGCGTGACGAGGCCATCCTGCTGGTGGGCGACGGGGCCAACCGCTTTGCCCGTGAATGCAGCGCAGAGCTGTGTGACCCAAACGACCTGATTGCTTCCGATGCCGCGAAGCGGACGTGCGATACGGTCGGCTGCGTGGCTCTGGACGCCCAGGGACACGTGGCTGCCGCCGTGTCTACCGGAGGCCTCGACGGGCAACGGGTCGGACGCGTAGGCGATTCCCCACAGCCTGGTTGCGGGTTTTACGCCGAGGACAAAGTAGGCGCAGTCGCCCTGACCGGTGAGGGCGAGCGCATCGCCCGGATGATGAGCGCCGGCCGCATTATGGGCCGTCTGGCCGCGGAGGCTGGCCCGGCTGAGGCCATCGAAGCGACGCTCAGCGAAATGACGGCCCGTATCGGCGGCGAGGCAGGTGGGATCGCGCTGACTGCGGATGGTCAGCTGGGCTGGTGGCACAACAGCCCCCATATGCCGGTCGCGTTTGAGGCAGCCGGCAGCGAGGGACCAAAGGTCTATCTGACGAAACAGGAGGAGGGAGCACATGGAACTACCCCACGCTGA
- the treZ gene encoding malto-oligosyltrehalose trehalohydrolase has protein sequence MTRLSDPASVARPPALGASTGPEGTTFRLWSTQAQEAALLVYDGDHTSRRSLNAAGGGVFEGTFADLGPGTRYKFEVGGQAFPDPYARWLPEGVHGPAVVWESRYRARHRAPQRQRHELVIYEMHVGTFTPGGTYRAAAERLGHLQELGVTAIELLPLSAFPGQRGWGYDGVAHFAPFAPYGPPEDLQAFIDEAHGHGLLVLLDMVYNHFGPDGNYLGAYSPEYFNPEHQTPWGAAPDYTQPLMRQLALDSADHWLRTYGFDGFRLDATHEIVDTSEKHILAELAERTHALGQERGAPTYVFCEDDRNFPPLVQENGVDGIWTDDFHHQVRVVLTGEQDGYYAAYPPDVADLARCIERGWLYEGQPWPLSGKPRGRAADGLEAPAFVYCIQNHDQIGNRATGDRLQETAGDEGFLAASALLLFLPMTPLLFQGQEWMASTPFQFFSDFPGELGRQVTEGRLAEFAGFKGFGAHAVPDPQAESTYVHSTLNWAELEDVRHARVLEVYRRLLRLRREDPVMNHASRGELLAGSAGPVLWAERRLGDQRRLLVVNFGHEDMEAYESLPFSLDQAHELLRTSEAGSGIPARSAAIFALSGS, from the coding sequence ATGACCAGACTGTCTGACCCTGCTTCGGTTGCACGTCCGCCTGCACTGGGGGCCTCCACGGGGCCGGAAGGCACGACCTTCCGGCTGTGGAGCACCCAGGCGCAGGAGGCCGCGTTGCTGGTGTACGACGGTGACCACACTTCCCGCCGCTCTTTGAACGCTGCAGGCGGCGGCGTGTTCGAAGGCACCTTTGCCGACCTTGGACCCGGCACGCGCTACAAGTTTGAAGTTGGTGGACAGGCCTTTCCTGATCCGTATGCCCGCTGGTTGCCTGAGGGCGTCCATGGCCCCGCGGTGGTGTGGGAAAGCCGCTACAGGGCACGGCACCGCGCTCCGCAGCGTCAGCGGCATGAACTGGTGATCTACGAAATGCACGTGGGCACCTTCACGCCCGGGGGCACCTACCGGGCAGCGGCAGAGCGGTTGGGGCACTTGCAGGAACTTGGCGTCACTGCCATTGAACTGCTGCCGTTATCCGCCTTTCCGGGGCAGCGTGGATGGGGGTACGACGGAGTCGCGCATTTTGCTCCTTTCGCGCCCTATGGGCCACCGGAAGACCTTCAGGCGTTTATCGACGAGGCCCACGGTCACGGGCTGCTGGTGCTGCTGGATATGGTGTACAACCATTTCGGTCCGGACGGAAACTATCTGGGGGCTTACAGCCCGGAATATTTCAATCCGGAGCACCAGACCCCCTGGGGGGCGGCGCCGGACTACACGCAACCCCTCATGCGGCAGCTGGCCCTCGACTCGGCGGACCACTGGCTGCGCACCTACGGATTCGATGGCTTCCGGCTGGACGCCACTCACGAGATCGTAGATACCAGCGAAAAGCACATCCTCGCGGAACTGGCCGAGCGGACACACGCCCTGGGTCAGGAACGGGGAGCTCCGACCTACGTCTTCTGCGAGGACGACCGCAATTTTCCGCCGCTGGTGCAGGAAAACGGTGTCGACGGCATCTGGACCGATGATTTTCATCATCAGGTGCGCGTGGTGCTGACGGGTGAGCAGGACGGGTATTACGCGGCCTATCCACCGGACGTGGCTGACCTGGCACGCTGTATCGAGCGCGGATGGCTGTACGAAGGCCAGCCCTGGCCGCTGAGCGGCAAACCGCGGGGGCGCGCTGCCGATGGCCTGGAGGCTCCGGCCTTCGTGTACTGCATTCAGAATCATGACCAGATCGGTAACCGGGCCACCGGCGACCGCCTTCAGGAAACTGCCGGTGACGAAGGCTTCCTGGCGGCCAGCGCACTGCTGCTGTTTCTGCCCATGACACCCTTGTTGTTCCAGGGACAGGAATGGATGGCCAGCACGCCGTTTCAGTTCTTTTCCGATTTCCCCGGTGAGCTGGGGCGGCAGGTCACCGAGGGGCGCCTGGCCGAGTTTGCAGGCTTTAAGGGTTTCGGCGCGCACGCGGTACCTGATCCTCAGGCCGAATCCACCTATGTGCACAGCACCTTGAACTGGGCCGAGCTTGAGGACGTCCGGCACGCCCGTGTCCTGGAGGTCTACCGCCGGCTTCTGCGGCTGCGCCGCGAGGACCCGGTGATGAACCATGCTTCACGAGGCGAGCTGCTGGCGGGGTCTGCCGGCCCGGTACTTTGGGCGGAACGTCGGCTTGGCGACCAGCGCCGCCTGCTGGTGGTCAACTTTGGCCACGAAGACATGGAAGCATACGAATCGCTGCCGTTCAGCCTCGATCAGGCTCATGAACTTCTGCGTACCTCAGAAGCCGGCTCAGGCATCCCGGCTCGCAGCGCTGCCATTTTCGCTCTGTCTGGTTCCTGA
- a CDS encoding DUF2171 domain-containing protein, with translation MTYSDNDPHPDVQPGMEVVCSDSYVHGHVISTSGPYLQTTDPDGRAHHLPLSAVSHVDSQVHLNMTHQELINAL, from the coding sequence ATGACCTATTCCGACAACGATCCGCACCCCGATGTTCAACCAGGCATGGAGGTGGTCTGTTCCGATAGCTACGTTCATGGTCACGTCATCAGCACGTCTGGACCATACCTGCAGACCACTGATCCAGACGGCCGGGCCCATCACCTGCCCCTGTCGGCCGTGTCCCACGTAGACAGCCAGGTACACCTCAACATGACCCACCAGGAACTGATCAACGCCCTATAG
- a CDS encoding MBL fold metallo-hydrolase has product MTQPLERLPHHPPVSTFGGTQQLRPDVVRVRLPMVNVYLLGLPGEPWVLVDAGLPGTAGLIQAAARKIHGERPPEAIVLTHGHLDHIGALKALKVAWNVPVYAHSLELPHVNNVAPYPFPDPTVGGVMSLLSPAFVPGPFDLQVSALPETGAVPHLPEWRWLHTPGHTSGHVSLWRDRDRSLIAGDAFVTTHQETVRGALLLQPTVVQGPPAYYTPNWDAAKESVHLLSALNPEMAATGHGHPMSGPELMASLHRLAKNFDEAARPVQGWYLTRPVPVAPAQAGQPDPWRTRVLAGMLFLAVFLLSGQRRRR; this is encoded by the coding sequence ATGACCCAACCGCTCGAGCGCCTGCCGCACCACCCGCCCGTATCCACCTTTGGCGGTACGCAACAGTTGCGCCCAGACGTGGTGCGTGTTCGTCTGCCTATGGTCAACGTGTATCTTCTGGGCCTTCCGGGGGAACCGTGGGTTCTGGTCGATGCAGGACTGCCGGGGACTGCTGGCCTGATCCAGGCCGCCGCCCGAAAGATTCATGGCGAGCGTCCGCCGGAGGCTATCGTCCTCACGCATGGGCATCTGGACCATATCGGCGCCCTCAAGGCCCTGAAAGTCGCCTGGAACGTGCCGGTGTACGCGCACTCCCTGGAGCTGCCTCATGTCAACAACGTGGCCCCCTATCCGTTCCCGGACCCCACGGTAGGCGGCGTTATGAGTCTGCTGTCTCCCGCCTTTGTTCCTGGTCCCTTTGACCTGCAGGTCAGCGCTCTGCCCGAAACCGGGGCGGTGCCTCACCTGCCTGAATGGCGCTGGCTGCACACTCCTGGGCATACCTCCGGTCACGTCTCGCTGTGGCGTGACCGCGACCGGTCACTCATCGCTGGAGACGCCTTCGTCACCACGCATCAGGAGACGGTTCGTGGAGCACTGCTGTTACAGCCGACCGTGGTTCAGGGCCCACCGGCCTACTACACCCCAAACTGGGACGCAGCCAAAGAGTCGGTCCACCTTCTGTCGGCCTTGAATCCGGAGATGGCCGCTACCGGGCACGGCCATCCCATGTCCGGCCCTGAACTCATGGCGTCGCTGCACCGGCTGGCCAAGAACTTCGACGAGGCGGCGCGGCCAGTGCAGGGCTGGTACCTGACCCGTCCAGTGCCCGTGGCCCCTGCCCAGGCCGGTCAGCCGGACCCCTGGAGAACCCGGGTGCTGGCGGGCATGTTGTTTCTGGCTGTCTTCCTGCTCAGCGGGCAGCGCCGGCGCCGCTAA
- a CDS encoding cyanophycinase has translation MELPHAERCALPGKGTLVIIGGHEDKEDSREILKEVARLSGGGKLVIATVASHTREGYFESYQKGFEGLDVSELVELYLDERSDASKTSALDKLQGATGVLFSGGDQLRITSLIADTPVEKCLREIYLEGGVIAGTSAGASMMCETMLVKGRSEETYRVGELQMAPGLGLIRGVIIDQHFAERGRMGRLLGAVAQNPRVLGIGIDEDTAIVVRGDCFTVIGSGGVYVADGSGVTHSNVAEARTGETLSIHDVRLHVLAAGDTYDLRAREPGLPAAKEAEEQRQ, from the coding sequence ATGGAACTACCCCACGCTGAACGGTGCGCCCTTCCGGGCAAAGGCACGCTGGTGATTATCGGTGGTCATGAGGACAAGGAAGACTCGCGCGAGATCCTGAAGGAAGTGGCCCGGTTATCCGGTGGAGGCAAGCTGGTGATCGCCACGGTGGCTTCACATACCCGCGAAGGGTACTTCGAGAGCTACCAGAAAGGCTTTGAAGGCCTGGATGTAAGTGAGCTGGTCGAACTGTACCTGGACGAACGGTCGGACGCCAGCAAGACGTCAGCCCTGGACAAACTTCAGGGAGCTACTGGAGTGCTCTTTTCCGGAGGCGATCAGCTCAGGATTACCAGCCTGATTGCAGACACTCCGGTAGAAAAGTGCCTTCGCGAAATCTACCTGGAAGGCGGAGTCATCGCCGGCACGTCGGCTGGGGCATCAATGATGTGCGAGACCATGCTCGTCAAGGGCCGCAGCGAGGAAACCTACCGCGTGGGCGAGCTCCAGATGGCTCCTGGCCTGGGCCTGATCCGCGGCGTGATCATTGACCAGCATTTTGCAGAACGTGGGCGGATGGGACGCCTGCTGGGCGCGGTCGCTCAGAATCCCCGGGTTCTGGGGATCGGGATTGACGAAGATACCGCCATCGTGGTGCGGGGAGATTGCTTCACGGTGATCGGGAGCGGCGGCGTCTATGTGGCTGACGGCTCTGGGGTCACGCACTCCAACGTGGCGGAGGCGCGCACCGGAGAGACCCTGTCGATTCACGACGTGCGCCTGCATGTCCTGGCGGCCGGCGATACCTATGACCTTCGGGCACGCGAACCTGGGCTTCCGGCGGCTAAAGAGGCCGAAGAGCAACGCCAGTGA
- a CDS encoding metal ABC transporter permease, with protein MGGLTELLTDYTLRNVALGSALLGITGGVIGGFTMLRRQSLLGDAVAHAALPGVCLAFLLTGTKAPLWLLLGGGLSGWLGALAVLAVLRQTRLSEDAALGTVLSGFFGFGITLLTYIQGGDNANQAGLDKFLFGQAATIVAADVTTMAVLAAVGLGTVALLFKEFKLLSFDPTYAATLGYPTGRLGALLTSLAVVAVMIGLQTVGVVLMAAMLIAPPAAARQWTDHLGHMLGLSALFGAAAGVSGAVISAGTANLPTGPVIIVVASVLLLVSLLFAPRRGLVWAGLAHRRRAQALRRHTRATPEAQP; from the coding sequence GTGGGCGGCCTGACCGAACTGCTGACCGACTACACCCTGCGGAACGTGGCGCTGGGCAGTGCGCTGCTGGGCATTACAGGCGGCGTGATCGGTGGGTTTACCATGCTGCGGCGGCAGAGCCTGCTGGGCGACGCTGTGGCCCACGCCGCGCTGCCAGGGGTCTGCCTCGCCTTTCTGCTGACCGGGACCAAGGCGCCGCTGTGGCTGCTGCTGGGCGGCGGCCTGAGTGGCTGGCTGGGCGCGCTGGCGGTGCTGGCGGTCCTGCGCCAGACCAGGTTGTCGGAAGATGCAGCGCTGGGAACAGTACTTTCTGGATTCTTCGGCTTCGGCATCACGCTGCTGACCTATATCCAGGGAGGCGACAATGCCAACCAGGCTGGACTGGACAAGTTCCTGTTCGGACAGGCGGCCACCATCGTGGCGGCCGACGTCACCACCATGGCGGTTCTGGCTGCAGTCGGGCTCGGAACGGTGGCCCTGCTGTTCAAGGAATTCAAGCTCCTGAGTTTCGATCCGACCTACGCCGCGACCCTCGGATATCCCACAGGGCGGCTGGGGGCCCTCCTGACCTCCCTGGCTGTGGTCGCAGTGATGATCGGGCTGCAGACCGTGGGCGTGGTGCTGATGGCTGCGATGCTGATCGCGCCCCCAGCCGCGGCACGTCAGTGGACCGATCACCTGGGACATATGCTGGGGCTCAGTGCACTGTTCGGGGCCGCCGCCGGTGTCAGTGGGGCAGTGATCTCCGCCGGCACGGCCAACCTGCCCACCGGGCCGGTGATTATTGTGGTCGCCAGCGTACTGCTGCTGGTGTCGCTGCTGTTCGCGCCGCGCCGTGGTCTGGTCTGGGCCGGACTGGCTCACCGCCGCCGGGCACAGGCACTGCGCCGGCACACCCGCGCCACCCCCGAGGCCCAGCCATGA